The proteins below are encoded in one region of Streptobacillus ratti:
- a CDS encoding deoxycytidylate deaminase, with the protein MKRTTFLSWDEYFMGIAFLSANRSKDPATQVGACIVKDSKIVGIGYNGFPIGSSDDEVPWGKEGDFLNTKYAYVVHAELNAILNSNRDLKGSTIYVTHFPCNECAKSIIQTGISKVVFFSDKHKDKDSSIASRRMLSNAGIEIVKLELGIDELIIKFKD; encoded by the coding sequence ATGAAAAGAACAACTTTTTTATCATGGGATGAATATTTTATGGGGATAGCATTTTTATCAGCAAATAGAAGTAAAGATCCTGCTACACAAGTAGGTGCTTGTATAGTAAAAGATAGTAAAATTGTTGGAATTGGATACAATGGATTTCCTATAGGTTCTAGTGATGATGAAGTTCCTTGGGGAAAAGAGGGAGATTTTTTAAATACAAAATATGCTTATGTAGTTCATGCAGAATTAAATGCTATTTTAAATAGTAATAGAGATTTAAAAGGTTCCACTATATATGTAACACATTTTCCATGTAATGAATGTGCAAAAAGTATAATACAAACAGGAATTTCAAAAGTTGTATTTTTTTCAGACAAACATAAGGATAAAGATAGTTCTATTGCTTCAAGAAGAATGTTAAGTAATGCTGGAATAGAGATAGTTAAATTGGAATTAGGAATAGATGAATTAATAATTAAATTTAAGGATTAA
- a CDS encoding L,D-transpeptidase: MKKFLLLVLFFGIYSINYSNEENILIEKVINIENKKEDIELKENEYKIEGAKLINEEEVEEPSFEYIQKFNDLDENITLDLKFDKYFDKNLNNFAYIKTTTNIRNLPTTKGSKIIGKIKRGTRLPLFGIIKGDDNKEWLEVMYKNEKHYIYAKNSEIRGFNWQKAVEKANKINNFIISAINEEKEIYYLDSYISLNTEIDGEKDKYGNAANQSIKAYFSKGYINLPDRSLLVLDSVDDKYVYIKTLSYGDEIYKIPKGYFKRLKKSNINEIINKFIYVDRNSQTQVTIERNKDTNIFNVNTVGYVTTGITKGVGFVTPYGDFLVPYTKPIMLYVSDTEKEPILNSKGEKIGEKPIIIGDAKFAIRFSGGGYLHGIPSTFEPKENREERKKVTESKLGTVPLSHKCVRNADDTIEYLYKWVNGNNKIEKNGFTYPEENVIVIVD, translated from the coding sequence ATGAAAAAGTTTTTATTATTGGTATTATTTTTTGGTATATATAGTATTAATTACAGTAATGAAGAGAACATATTAATAGAAAAAGTTATTAATATTGAAAATAAAAAAGAAGATATTGAGTTAAAAGAAAATGAATATAAAATTGAGGGAGCAAAATTAATAAATGAAGAAGAGGTAGAAGAACCATCTTTTGAATATATTCAAAAATTTAATGATTTAGATGAAAATATTACATTAGATTTAAAATTTGACAAATATTTTGATAAAAATTTAAATAATTTTGCTTATATAAAAACTACTACTAACATTAGAAATTTACCTACAACAAAAGGTAGTAAGATTATTGGTAAAATCAAACGTGGGACAAGATTACCTTTATTTGGAATTATTAAGGGTGATGATAATAAAGAATGGTTAGAGGTAATGTATAAGAATGAAAAGCATTATATTTATGCTAAAAATTCTGAAATAAGAGGATTTAATTGGCAAAAGGCAGTTGAAAAGGCAAATAAAATAAATAATTTTATTATTTCTGCAATTAATGAAGAAAAAGAAATTTATTATTTAGATAGTTATATTTCTTTAAATACAGAAATTGACGGTGAGAAAGATAAATATGGAAATGCAGCAAATCAAAGTATTAAAGCATATTTTAGTAAGGGGTATATTAATTTACCTGATAGATCATTACTAGTATTAGATAGTGTAGATGATAAGTATGTATATATTAAAACACTGTCTTATGGTGATGAAATATATAAAATACCTAAAGGTTATTTTAAAAGACTTAAAAAATCTAATATAAATGAAATTATCAATAAATTTATATATGTGGATAGAAATAGTCAAACTCAAGTTACAATTGAAAGAAATAAAGATACTAATATATTTAATGTTAATACAGTGGGATATGTAACTACAGGAATAACTAAAGGAGTAGGATTTGTAACACCATATGGAGATTTTTTAGTTCCATATACTAAACCTATAATGCTTTATGTTTCAGATACTGAAAAAGAACCTATACTAAATTCTAAGGGAGAAAAAATAGGAGAAAAGCCAATAATAATTGGAGATGCTAAATTTGCAATTAGATTTTCTGGTGGAGGTTATTTGCATGGAATACCATCTACTTTTGAACCTAAGGAAAATAGAGAAGAAAGAAAAAAAGTAACTGAGTCAAAACTTGGAACAGTACCTTTATCTCATAAATGTGTAAGAAATGCTGATGATACAATAGAATATTTATACAAATGGGTAAATGGTAATAATAAAATAGAAAAAAATGGCTTTACATATCCAGAAGAAAATGTTATAGTAATTGTTGACTAA
- the uvrB gene encoding excinuclease ABC subunit UvrB has product MEFKLHSDYKPTGDQPEAIKKVVENIRNGISDQILLGVTGSGKTFTIANIIKELNRPALIMAPNKILAAQLYNEYKQFFPENAVEYFVSYYDYYQPEAYIQSTDTYIEKDSAINEEIDKLTHAATAALLNRKDVIVIASVSAIYGLGSPNSYADRSLYVDIALSGIKRKELIKSLLSLRYERNDTILERAKFRVKGDVIDVYPIYQDIVYRFEFFDEELESISELHTLTYKKIRDIKRLNLMPATHYLSEVDTNVLTQNIREEMVERVKYFEDRLQLVEAQRIKQRTEYDLEMIKEIGYCKGMENYSRYLTGKKSGEAPYTLLDYFPEAPIVFLDESHIMVPQIGGMSNGDRSRKEMLVNHGFRLPSALDNRPLRHEEFFNKVEQVVYVSATPSDYEINESNGEIVELLVRPTGIVEPSIEIRPTKNQVDNLMDDIKERVSRGERILVTTLTKKMAEELTEYYLDYGIKVKYMHSEISTIDRVEIVKGLRNGEFDVLVGINLLREGLDLPEVSLVAILEADKEGFLRSRRSLIQTMGRAARNVNGHVILYADKITKSMKEAIDEVERRRVVQERYNKENNIVPKNVKAHLTESLLEYTEEIEESKESKITFKSIKELEKEIKKVESEMKKFAENYQYEEAINRRNKLNELKKVLMEVM; this is encoded by the coding sequence ATGGAATTTAAATTACATTCAGACTACAAGCCTACAGGTGATCAACCAGAAGCAATTAAAAAAGTGGTTGAAAATATAAGAAATGGGATTAGTGATCAAATCTTATTAGGTGTTACGGGAAGTGGTAAGACATTTACTATAGCTAATATAATTAAAGAGCTTAATAGACCTGCCCTTATAATGGCACCTAATAAGATACTGGCAGCACAACTATATAATGAATATAAGCAATTCTTTCCTGAAAATGCAGTAGAATATTTTGTATCATATTATGACTATTATCAACCAGAAGCATATATACAATCTACAGATACATATATAGAAAAAGATTCTGCAATTAATGAAGAAATAGATAAGTTAACACATGCGGCAACGGCAGCACTTTTAAATAGAAAAGATGTTATAGTTATTGCATCTGTTTCAGCAATTTATGGATTAGGTTCTCCAAATTCATATGCAGATAGAAGTCTTTATGTAGATATAGCTTTAAGTGGTATAAAAAGAAAAGAATTAATTAAGTCTTTATTATCTCTTAGATATGAAAGAAATGACACTATTCTTGAAAGAGCTAAATTCAGAGTAAAAGGTGATGTAATTGATGTCTACCCTATATATCAAGATATTGTATATAGGTTTGAATTTTTTGATGAAGAATTAGAAAGCATTTCTGAATTACACACTTTAACATATAAAAAAATAAGAGATATTAAAAGATTAAATCTTATGCCTGCTACTCATTATTTATCTGAAGTAGATACTAATGTTTTAACTCAAAATATAAGAGAAGAAATGGTTGAAAGAGTAAAATACTTTGAAGATAGATTGCAATTAGTTGAAGCACAAAGAATAAAGCAAAGAACAGAATATGATTTAGAAATGATAAAGGAAATAGGATATTGTAAAGGAATGGAAAATTATTCAAGATATCTTACAGGGAAAAAATCAGGAGAAGCACCATATACTTTACTTGACTATTTCCCTGAAGCTCCTATAGTATTTTTAGATGAATCACATATTATGGTTCCACAAATAGGTGGTATGTCTAATGGAGATAGAAGCAGAAAAGAAATGTTAGTTAATCATGGATTTAGATTACCGAGTGCTTTAGATAATAGACCTCTTAGACATGAAGAATTTTTTAATAAGGTAGAACAAGTAGTGTATGTATCAGCAACTCCTAGTGATTATGAAATAAATGAATCAAATGGAGAAATAGTAGAATTACTTGTAAGACCTACTGGTATTGTTGAACCAAGTATAGAAATAAGGCCAACTAAAAATCAAGTTGATAATTTAATGGATGATATAAAAGAGAGAGTATCAAGAGGAGAAAGAATATTAGTTACAACACTTACAAAAAAAATGGCAGAGGAACTAACAGAGTATTACTTAGATTATGGAATTAAAGTTAAATATATGCACTCTGAAATATCTACTATAGATAGGGTAGAGATAGTTAAAGGTTTAAGAAATGGAGAATTTGATGTTCTTGTTGGAATTAACCTTTTAAGAGAGGGTCTTGATTTACCAGAAGTTTCATTAGTAGCAATACTAGAAGCAGATAAAGAGGGATTTTTAAGGTCAAGAAGATCGCTAATACAAACTATGGGTAGGGCTGCAAGAAATGTAAATGGTCATGTAATATTATATGCAGATAAAATAACTAAGTCTATGAAAGAAGCTATAGATGAGGTTGAAAGAAGACGTGTGGTTCAAGAAAGATATAATAAGGAAAATAATATAGTTCCTAAAAATGTTAAAGCTCATTTAACTGAGTCATTACTTGAATATACAGAGGAAATAGAAGAAAGTAAGGAAAGTAAAATAACATTTAAGTCTATAAAAGAATTAGAAAAAGAAATTAAAAAGGTAGAATCAGAAATGAAAAAATTTGCTGAAAACTATCAATATGAAGAAGCTATAAATAGAAGAAATAAACTTAATGAATTAAAAAAAGTATTGATGGAGGTTATGTAG
- a CDS encoding YitT family protein produces MFKKYKSMILPIILIMISAFIQSYTIEVFIIPSKLLTGGFTGLSILINMILSNFGISLSVGILLIVLNFPVALLCAREISKKFVFLSLLHIALTSIFLKYFKFEPLFTNILLNLTIGAVVHGLQMVLALKVGGSTGGTDFIALYISNKINKSIWIYIFIFNMSVILFFGYMFTWDGAGYSIVFQFITTKVIDTFYNRYRRITLQIMTKKGDEVTEMYISKYRHGMTKTVGSGAYLKETVYICYTVVSVYEVNDIVRAILEVDEKAIINTFKTDAFYGKFYIPPI; encoded by the coding sequence ATGTTTAAGAAATATAAATCAATGATTTTACCAATAATTTTAATAATGATATCAGCTTTTATACAGTCATACACTATAGAGGTATTTATAATTCCATCAAAATTATTAACAGGTGGATTTACAGGATTATCTATATTAATAAATATGATATTATCAAATTTTGGTATAAGTTTATCTGTAGGGATTTTACTAATAGTTCTTAATTTTCCAGTGGCACTACTATGTGCAAGAGAAATTAGTAAAAAATTTGTATTTTTATCTTTATTGCATATAGCTTTAACTTCAATTTTTTTGAAGTATTTTAAATTTGAACCACTATTTACGAATATATTATTAAACTTAACTATAGGGGCAGTAGTACATGGATTACAAATGGTACTTGCTTTAAAAGTGGGTGGCTCAACAGGGGGAACTGATTTTATTGCTTTATATATTTCTAATAAAATTAATAAATCTATTTGGATATACATATTCATATTTAATATGTCAGTAATATTATTTTTTGGATATATGTTTACATGGGATGGTGCAGGATATTCAATAGTATTCCAATTTATTACAACTAAAGTTATAGATACTTTCTATAACAGATACAGACGAATTACGTTACAAATTATGACTAAAAAAGGTGATGAAGTAACAGAGATGTATATAAGTAAATATAGACATGGTATGACAAAAACTGTTGGTTCAGGAGCTTATTTAAAAGAAACAGTGTATATTTGTTACACAGTAGTATCTGTTTATGAAGTTAATGATATTGTTAGAGCAATTTTAGAAGTAGATGAAAAAGCTATTATTAATACTTTTAAGACAGATGCTTTTTATGGGAAGTTCTATATACCACCAATTTAA
- a CDS encoding arsenate reductase family protein produces the protein MKYIHYPKCSTCQKALKHLEEKGCTLEKRHIVEDKLTKEELREIHKKSGLDIKKLFNTSGILYKEMKLKDKLDIMSLDEKLELLSTNGMLVKRPILIDGDKVIIGYKKENYDNV, from the coding sequence ATGAAGTATATACATTATCCTAAATGTTCAACTTGTCAGAAAGCACTTAAACATTTAGAAGAAAAAGGTTGTACTTTAGAAAAAAGACATATAGTTGAAGATAAATTAACTAAAGAAGAATTAAGAGAAATACATAAAAAATCTGGATTGGATATAAAGAAGTTATTTAATACAAGTGGTATCTTGTATAAAGAAATGAAATTAAAAGATAAGCTAGACATTATGAGTTTAGATGAAAAATTAGAACTATTATCAACTAATGGTATGTTAGTTAAAAGACCTATATTAATAGATGGAGATAAGGTAATAATAGGGTATAAAAAAGAAAACTATGATAATGTTTAG
- the smc gene encoding chromosome segregation protein SMC: protein MYLKALEINGFKSFSTKTIIDFTQGITAIVGPNGSGKSNILDAILWVLGEQSYKNIRAAMSSDVIFSGGKNKKHANSAEVSLVIDNTDRYLDYEADEVKITRRIYRNGDGEYLINNRKSRLKDIHNLFMDTGIGKQAYSIIGQGRVERIIGSNPKEIREILEEAAGTKRAKVEKEDALKKLSNVQVELDKIIYVEKELEQRVKRLKEESEKAGLYNSIVHQINVNKYMLYEYSINKIEIEQDKLNLEKKENNKKIEDIQTNLELEKKSLINTGEKKNNLIQNIEDEKNKLSNIYKELEEIKEDLNTSIREKSNYEVKLSEKLAIKDKLMQDEKTYNERLSVEVKEINTLTKEYTKKNENIELLKEKIEYLTKLRNEMEEKLSLHEKAINEIEMKRYRLRGENEDLERKNKLTENNINKLEEEKNVLLLNSEKIKLEYESIKNKQTSQEEFNKDILNNQKHYTDEILLLEKDRKNIATNRQKIIFEKEAKISKLNSIQKTLDDNVFLTASSKFILDTFKDDENIVDSVSNLLQIPEKYLTAISTLVGYSLNDIVIKRASESKKYISELKNRKIGTISFLPLDTIKVSTKLNEIKGNGIIDFARNIVKIKEVGYEKLIDHIFSNALIVEDLDIANALIKKGYNDRIITLDGDLVTSRGRISGGYKKNKVDLTLGKREELNAIRKEITLLDDKIIELENEYNNIDTKISILDEKLNIENEKVNKFKLEYNDIKYLLDLKNNELSSLERKIDTINYEIKDSNLMIVENTNKIDKNIQEIDKSMNIIEEIYNEREELEFKLGEIEDVDRHQTKLHNMLVDFAVLNEKLTNKKNSKDELEVMYSKVKNDLEEIDIFEHNKDELFGKYNQDIEEKNKLVDELTENKNIFSEKIKNDEILLKELERDETNHFTVINELEKETIKMINIVEKLSENIGRNAKELENLIEKLEDLHESKESIINDFNYNPLEEDKVSQVKSNITKLENKKENIGSVNLASIDEYNFENERYLELVSQKQDLENSSNSIKSLITNIENDMINKFTFAFNEIKNNFKYMCSEIFYGAKGDIKLTDSENILTTGLELSVKYKNKPEQTLMLLSGGEKSMLAVSFIMAIFMFKPSPFTFFDEIEAALDEANTKKIVELLRRFIDKSQFILITHNKETMKGSDRLYGVTMNKEVGESRIVSVDI, encoded by the coding sequence ATGTATTTAAAAGCGTTAGAAATAAATGGATTTAAGTCTTTTTCAACCAAGACTATTATTGATTTTACTCAAGGAATTACAGCTATTGTTGGGCCTAATGGTAGTGGTAAGAGTAATATCTTAGATGCAATATTATGGGTATTAGGAGAGCAAAGTTATAAAAATATACGTGCTGCTATGAGTAGTGATGTAATTTTTTCTGGTGGAAAAAATAAGAAACATGCAAATAGTGCAGAAGTAAGTTTAGTAATTGACAATACAGATAGATATTTAGATTATGAAGCAGATGAAGTTAAAATAACTAGAAGAATATATAGAAATGGCGATGGAGAATACCTAATAAATAATAGAAAATCAAGATTAAAAGATATACATAATCTTTTTATGGATACAGGTATAGGAAAGCAAGCTTATTCTATAATTGGACAAGGTAGAGTAGAAAGAATTATAGGGTCTAATCCTAAGGAAATAAGAGAAATTTTAGAAGAGGCTGCTGGAACTAAAAGAGCTAAGGTTGAAAAAGAAGATGCTTTAAAAAAATTATCAAATGTACAAGTTGAATTAGATAAAATAATATATGTTGAAAAAGAACTTGAACAAAGAGTTAAAAGATTAAAAGAAGAATCCGAAAAAGCTGGATTATACAATAGTATAGTTCATCAAATTAATGTTAATAAATACATGCTTTATGAATATAGTATTAATAAAATAGAAATAGAACAAGATAAATTAAATTTAGAAAAAAAAGAAAATAATAAAAAAATTGAAGATATACAAACTAATCTTGAATTAGAAAAAAAATCCTTAATAAATACAGGGGAAAAGAAAAATAATTTAATTCAAAATATTGAGGATGAAAAAAATAAATTAAGTAATATATATAAAGAATTGGAAGAAATAAAAGAAGATTTAAATACATCTATTAGAGAAAAATCTAATTATGAAGTAAAACTTTCAGAAAAATTAGCTATAAAAGATAAGTTAATGCAAGATGAAAAAACATATAATGAAAGATTATCTGTTGAAGTTAAAGAAATAAATACACTAACTAAAGAATATACTAAGAAAAATGAAAATATAGAATTACTTAAAGAAAAAATAGAATACCTTACTAAGTTACGTAATGAAATGGAAGAAAAGTTATCATTACATGAAAAAGCTATAAATGAAATTGAGATGAAAAGATATAGACTTAGAGGGGAAAATGAAGATTTAGAAAGAAAGAATAAATTAACAGAAAATAATATTAATAAATTAGAAGAAGAAAAAAATGTATTATTATTAAATTCTGAAAAAATTAAATTAGAATATGAATCTATAAAAAATAAGCAAACATCTCAGGAAGAATTTAATAAGGATATTTTAAATAATCAAAAACATTATACAGATGAAATTTTACTATTAGAAAAAGATAGAAAAAATATTGCGACTAATAGACAAAAAATAATATTTGAGAAAGAAGCTAAAATTTCAAAATTAAATTCTATACAAAAAACTTTAGATGATAATGTATTTTTAACAGCTTCTAGTAAATTTATTCTTGATACATTTAAAGATGATGAAAATATAGTTGATAGTGTTTCTAATTTATTACAAATACCTGAAAAATATTTAACAGCTATTTCAACTTTAGTTGGATATAGTTTAAATGATATAGTAATAAAAAGGGCTAGTGAAAGTAAAAAATATATTAGTGAATTAAAAAATAGGAAGATAGGAACTATATCATTTTTACCTTTAGATACTATTAAGGTTTCAACTAAATTAAATGAAATTAAAGGTAATGGTATTATAGATTTTGCAAGAAATATAGTTAAAATAAAGGAAGTAGGATATGAAAAATTAATTGATCATATTTTTTCAAATGCTTTAATTGTAGAAGATTTAGATATTGCAAATGCTCTAATTAAAAAGGGATATAACGATAGAATAATTACTTTAGATGGAGATCTTGTAACTTCAAGAGGGAGAATATCTGGAGGATATAAGAAAAATAAAGTAGATTTAACTTTAGGTAAAAGAGAAGAATTAAATGCTATTAGAAAAGAAATAACATTACTTGATGATAAAATTATAGAACTTGAAAATGAATATAATAATATTGATACAAAAATTTCTATTTTAGATGAAAAATTAAATATTGAAAATGAAAAAGTTAATAAATTTAAATTAGAATATAACGATATTAAGTATTTACTTGATTTAAAAAATAATGAATTATCGAGTCTTGAAAGAAAAATTGATACAATTAATTATGAAATTAAAGATAGTAATTTAATGATAGTTGAAAATACAAATAAAATTGATAAGAATATACAAGAAATAGATAAATCTATGAATATTATTGAAGAAATATATAATGAAAGAGAAGAATTAGAATTTAAATTAGGAGAAATTGAAGATGTTGATAGACATCAAACAAAATTACATAATATGTTAGTTGATTTTGCAGTATTAAATGAGAAATTAACAAACAAAAAAAATTCTAAAGATGAGCTTGAAGTTATGTATAGTAAGGTAAAAAATGATCTTGAAGAAATAGATATATTTGAACATAATAAAGATGAATTGTTTGGTAAATATAATCAAGATATTGAAGAAAAAAATAAGTTAGTTGATGAATTAACTGAAAATAAAAATATATTTTCTGAAAAGATAAAAAATGATGAAATTTTACTAAAAGAACTTGAAAGAGATGAAACTAATCATTTTACTGTAATAAATGAATTAGAAAAAGAGACTATTAAAATGATAAATATAGTTGAAAAATTATCTGAAAATATAGGTAGAAATGCTAAAGAACTTGAAAATTTAATTGAAAAATTAGAAGATTTACATGAAAGTAAGGAAAGTATAATTAATGATTTTAACTATAATCCTCTTGAAGAAGATAAAGTTAGTCAAGTTAAATCAAATATTACTAAACTAGAAAATAAAAAGGAAAACATAGGTAGTGTAAATTTAGCATCTATAGATGAATATAATTTTGAAAATGAAAGATATTTAGAATTAGTTTCACAAAAACAAGATTTAGAAAATAGTTCAAATTCTATAAAATCGTTGATAACTAATATAGAAAATGATATGATAAATAAATTTACTTTTGCATTTAATGAAATTAAAAATAATTTTAAATATATGTGTTCAGAAATTTTCTATGGTGCAAAAGGAGATATTAAATTAACCGATTCTGAAAATATATTAACAACAGGATTAGAATTAAGTGTAAAGTATAAAAATAAACCTGAACAAACTCTAATGCTATTATCTGGTGGAGAAAAATCAATGTTAGCAGTTTCATTTATAATGGCAATATTTATGTTTAAACCATCACCATTTACTTTTTTTGATGAAATAGAAGCAGCTCTTGATGAAGCTAATACAAAAAAAATAGTAGAATTATTAAGAAGATTTATTGATAAATCACAGTTTATATTAATTACACATAATAAGGAAACTATGAAAGGCTCTGATAGATTATATGGTGTTACTATGAATAAGGAAGTGGGAGAATCAAGAATTGTTTCAGTTGATATATAG
- a CDS encoding queuosine precursor transporter — translation MLNLFKSNEVIWLLYVLINYSVILFAYRKWGKVGLMIFAPISIILANVQVNKLVYLFGIETTLGNIAYSSIFLISDILSENYGKKAAAKVVGIGFLTMIFTTVVMNIALILAPSSNDTSQVHLAAIFTPFIRFTVASLLAYVISSNVDINLYQIIKKIYPDFNNIWIRNNLSTLLSQVLDNLIFNFIAFYGVFPISLILTITFSTYFLKIITSALDTPFVYIATYWKNKGVIEEI, via the coding sequence ATGTTGAATCTTTTTAAAAGTAACGAAGTTATCTGGCTTCTATATGTTTTAATCAATTATTCTGTAATCTTATTTGCTTATAGAAAATGGGGAAAAGTTGGTCTTATGATATTTGCTCCAATATCTATTATACTTGCAAATGTACAGGTTAATAAATTGGTTTATTTGTTTGGAATAGAAACTACTTTAGGAAATATAGCATATAGTTCTATATTTTTAATTTCTGATATTTTATCTGAAAATTATGGTAAAAAAGCAGCAGCTAAAGTTGTTGGTATAGGATTTTTAACTATGATTTTTACAACGGTTGTAATGAATATTGCATTAATATTAGCTCCATCTAGTAATGATACTAGCCAGGTTCATTTAGCAGCTATATTTACTCCGTTTATTAGATTTACAGTTGCATCATTACTTGCTTATGTTATTTCATCTAATGTTGATATTAATTTATATCAAATAATTAAGAAAATATATCCAGACTTTAATAATATTTGGATAAGAAATAATTTGAGTACACTATTAAGTCAAGTATTAGATAATTTAATATTTAATTTTATTGCATTTTATGGAGTATTTCCGATTTCATTAATATTAACAATTACATTTTCAACTTATTTCTTAAAAATTATTACATCTGCTTTAGATACACCATTTGTATATATTGCAACATATTGGAAAAATAAAGGTGTAATAGAAGAAATTTAA
- the xseA gene encoding exodeoxyribonuclease VII large subunit, translating into MNKNLTVSEIVTLVERFIKSSEMKKVSIEGEISNITYHKTGHLYFTLKDSNAQIKCTAFGYLYKNIPRDLKEGDKINIVADISFYKPRCELTFNVDTLEKMNKIGYLYEKLEELKKEYMEKGYFDVYKKKKIPSVVKRLGVVTAETGAAIRDIVNTTHSRDKYVDIFLYPVKVQGIGAKEEIVEAIKYFNENQEKYNLDALIVGRGGGSIEDLWAFNEREVIEAIYSSDIFVVSAVGHETDTLLSDYVADLRASTPTQAAEKIITKYDDVLYTLNTLEDKVSKILENKYKNLSKELENLKNSYIIRNLVDKVNEKRILISELETKIEKALNLRIDRDKNNIEVFKSKMNISNLTTKVDSFKILLQSQIDKISKTMENKIDMKKLELENLRLSVSKHSNEDILKKGYTITTYNGKIIKRSVEVSSGNTIKTSFYDGYIESKVK; encoded by the coding sequence ATGAATAAAAATTTAACTGTTTCTGAAATTGTAACTTTAGTTGAAAGATTTATTAAAAGTAGTGAAATGAAGAAAGTATCTATAGAGGGAGAAATTTCTAATATCACTTATCATAAAACAGGACATCTTTATTTTACACTTAAAGATAGTAATGCACAAATTAAATGTACAGCTTTTGGTTATTTATATAAAAACATACCAAGAGATTTAAAAGAAGGAGATAAAATAAATATAGTTGCAGATATCTCTTTCTATAAACCACGTTGTGAATTAACTTTTAATGTAGATACTTTAGAAAAGATGAATAAAATAGGATATCTTTACGAAAAACTTGAGGAATTAAAAAAAGAATACATGGAAAAAGGATATTTTGATGTATATAAAAAGAAAAAAATTCCTAGTGTGGTTAAAAGACTAGGTGTAGTTACTGCTGAAACTGGTGCAGCTATTAGAGATATAGTTAATACTACACATAGTAGGGATAAATATGTAGATATTTTTCTTTATCCTGTTAAAGTTCAAGGAATTGGTGCAAAAGAAGAAATAGTTGAGGCAATAAAATATTTTAATGAAAATCAAGAAAAATATAATTTAGATGCGTTAATAGTAGGACGTGGTGGAGGAAGTATAGAAGATTTATGGGCTTTTAATGAAAGAGAAGTAATAGAGGCTATATATTCTTCTGATATCTTTGTTGTATCAGCAGTTGGTCATGAAACAGATACATTACTTTCAGATTATGTTGCTGATTTAAGGGCATCAACACCTACACAGGCTGCTGAAAAAATTATTACAAAATATGACGATGTTTTATATACTTTAAATACTTTAGAAGATAAAGTTAGTAAAATTTTAGAAAATAAGTATAAAAATTTAAGTAAAGAACTAGAAAATTTAAAAAATTCATATATTATAAGAAATCTTGTAGATAAGGTTAATGAAAAAAGAATATTAATATCTGAATTAGAAACTAAAATAGAAAAAGCACTTAATTTAAGAATTGATAGAGATAAAAATAATATAGAAGTATTTAAATCTAAAATGAATATTAGTAATTTAACTACTAAAGTTGATAGCTTTAAAATATTATTACAATCTCAAATTGATAAAATATCAAAAACAATGGAAAATAAGATTGATATGAAAAAACTTGAATTAGAAAATCTTAGATTATCTGTTTCTAAGCATTCAAATGAAGATATTCTTAAAAAAGGATACACTATTACTACATACAATGGAAAGATAATAAAAAGAAGTGTAGAAGTTAGTTCAGGAAATACTATAAAAACTTCTTTTTACGACGGATATATTGAAAGTAAAGTTAAATAG